One stretch of Pararhizobium qamdonense DNA includes these proteins:
- a CDS encoding precorrin-8X methylmutase, which yields MPDYDYIRDGDAIYERSFAIIRSETDLSRFTEEEADLAVRMVHACGLVDAAQYFEFSPGFVPAARQALKNGAPIFCDAFMVSHGITRARLPANNEVICTLREPQTIEIAREIGNTRSAAALKLWVDRLAGAVVAIGNAPTALFFLLELLRDGAPKPAAIIGMPVGFVGAAESKDALAEHSYGVPYAIVRGRLGGSAMTAAAVNSLARPGL from the coding sequence ATGCCTGATTACGATTATATCCGGGATGGCGATGCCATCTACGAGCGCTCGTTTGCCATCATTCGCAGCGAAACCGATCTCTCCCGTTTTACCGAGGAAGAGGCCGATCTGGCCGTTCGCATGGTGCATGCCTGCGGGCTGGTGGATGCCGCGCAATATTTCGAATTTTCGCCGGGCTTCGTCCCGGCTGCCCGCCAAGCCCTGAAAAATGGCGCGCCGATTTTCTGCGATGCTTTCATGGTTTCCCACGGCATCACCCGTGCCCGCCTGCCGGCCAATAATGAAGTGATCTGCACGTTGCGCGAACCGCAGACCATCGAGATTGCCCGCGAGATCGGCAATACCCGGTCTGCCGCTGCCCTGAAGCTCTGGGTCGATCGCCTTGCCGGGGCCGTGGTTGCCATCGGCAATGCGCCGACGGCACTGTTCTTCCTTTTGGAACTGCTGCGCGACGGCGCGCCAAAACCGGCTGCCATCATCGGCATGCCGGTGGGCTTCGTCGGGGCTGCGGAATCAAAGGACGCATTGGCGGAGCACTCCTACGGCGTGCCCTATGCGATCGTGCGCGGCCGTCTCGGCGGCAGCGCCATGACGGCTGCTGCGGTCAATTCGCTGGCGAGGCCGGGACTGTGA
- the cobG gene encoding precorrin-3B synthase gives MTFHAAPSDGPIEAAQRSPMRRGACPSLSAPMMTGDGLLARLRPEKPGFALRELMEIADAAAVCGNGILEITARGNLQIRGLTAQSVPVLSQKIADAGIAIAQGLAIETPPLAGLDPADIADAVSMAERLHMAVSAHQPPLALAPKLSVIVDGGGQVNLGAVTADIRLRAVRINDEVYWLLSLAGTEITASRIAVLEDAAVVPAAMDILKNLAAIGRDARARDIVGAVATRWASAFDLDAIPPQMAAPSSAGIHDLGNECCILGIGLPFGQIHARALCTLLEALDIVGATEIRLAPGHALMVLGIAQDRIAAAQALALGHGLRAFPRDPRNHIAACAGLGACASARIDTRAVAQMLADTAPTLLDGSLTVHVSGCAKGCAKPSASGLTITAAPTGYGLVVNGSASAQPTAYIDENNIRTALAHLDKLVSERKQGGESARSCLTRLGADGIRAAVQQG, from the coding sequence ATGACGTTTCATGCCGCACCATCCGATGGGCCAATAGAAGCCGCGCAGCGCTCGCCGATGCGCCGTGGCGCGTGCCCGTCGCTGTCGGCACCGATGATGACCGGCGACGGTCTTTTGGCGCGCCTGCGGCCTGAAAAGCCCGGATTTGCGCTTCGTGAACTGATGGAGATCGCGGATGCCGCTGCAGTCTGCGGCAATGGCATCCTGGAAATCACGGCGCGCGGCAACCTGCAGATCCGGGGCCTGACGGCACAGAGCGTCCCCGTCTTGTCGCAGAAAATTGCCGATGCCGGCATCGCAATCGCGCAAGGGCTGGCCATCGAGACGCCGCCTCTGGCGGGGCTCGACCCGGCGGATATCGCCGATGCAGTTTCAATGGCCGAGCGGTTGCACATGGCGGTGTCTGCGCATCAGCCGCCATTGGCGCTGGCCCCGAAACTGTCGGTGATCGTGGATGGCGGCGGGCAGGTCAATCTGGGAGCGGTTACCGCCGATATCCGGTTGCGCGCTGTGCGGATCAACGATGAGGTTTACTGGCTGCTGTCGCTTGCCGGTACGGAAATAACCGCAAGCCGGATCGCGGTGCTGGAAGACGCGGCCGTCGTGCCCGCCGCCATGGACATCCTCAAAAATCTAGCTGCGATCGGCAGGGATGCCCGCGCCCGCGATATTGTCGGGGCCGTTGCGACCCGCTGGGCCAGCGCATTCGATCTCGATGCGATCCCGCCCCAGATGGCCGCGCCGAGTTCCGCCGGCATTCATGATCTTGGCAATGAATGCTGCATTCTGGGCATCGGCCTGCCCTTCGGCCAAATCCATGCGCGGGCTCTTTGCACCTTGCTGGAAGCCCTGGACATAGTCGGAGCCACGGAAATCCGCCTGGCGCCCGGTCACGCACTAATGGTGCTGGGGATTGCGCAGGACCGGATCGCCGCTGCACAGGCTCTGGCGCTTGGCCATGGTTTGCGGGCTTTCCCGCGCGATCCGCGCAATCATATTGCCGCCTGCGCCGGTCTTGGCGCCTGCGCATCGGCGCGGATCGATACGAGAGCCGTCGCGCAGATGCTGGCCGACACGGCGCCCACACTGCTTGACGGGTCGTTGACGGTGCATGTGTCGGGCTGCGCCAAGGGCTGTGCCAAGCCGTCTGCCTCGGGCTTGACGATCACGGCTGCGCCAACAGGCTATGGGCTTGTCGTAAATGGCTCCGCATCGGCGCAACCAACCGCTTATATCGATGAAAACAACATAAGAACCGCGCTTGCACATCTCGACAAGCTGGTGTCTGAGCGGAAACAGGGTGGCGAATCGGCCCGGTCCTGCCTTACACGGCTCGGAGCGGATGGGATCAGAGCCGCGGTTCAACAGGGATAG
- a CDS encoding precorrin-3B C(17)-methyltransferase, with the protein MSGTLYVIGTGPGGPQQMTPEALDAVSKSTDFLGYGPYLDRLSLRPDQNRIASDNREELDRAQAAIMRAVAGADVCVVSGGDPGVFAMAAAVCEAIDNGPEEWRSIDLVIVPGVTAMLAVAARIGAPLGHDFCAISLSDNLKPWDVITSRLKLVAQAGLVIALYNPISKARPWQLGEAFDILRTVLPAQTPVIFGRAAGRPDERMLVMNLAKADAGKADMATCVIIGSPETRIIPRPGRADLVYTPRFIAGERR; encoded by the coding sequence ATGAGCGGCACGCTGTATGTGATCGGCACGGGTCCGGGCGGTCCGCAGCAGATGACGCCCGAGGCGCTCGATGCGGTCTCGAAATCAACCGATTTCCTCGGCTACGGCCCCTATCTCGACCGGCTTTCCCTGCGCCCGGATCAGAACCGGATCGCGTCCGACAATCGCGAGGAACTGGACCGGGCACAGGCGGCCATCATGCGCGCCGTGGCTGGCGCCGATGTCTGTGTCGTTTCCGGCGGTGATCCCGGCGTCTTTGCCATGGCTGCCGCTGTCTGCGAGGCAATCGATAACGGGCCGGAGGAATGGCGCTCGATCGATCTCGTCATCGTGCCCGGTGTCACCGCGATGCTCGCGGTTGCCGCCCGCATTGGTGCTCCGCTCGGCCATGATTTCTGTGCCATTTCGCTGTCGGACAATCTGAAGCCCTGGGATGTGATTACCAGCCGTTTGAAGCTGGTGGCGCAAGCGGGCCTGGTGATCGCGCTCTACAATCCGATCAGCAAGGCGCGGCCCTGGCAGCTCGGCGAAGCCTTCGATATCCTGCGCACCGTGCTGCCTGCGCAAACGCCGGTGATTTTCGGCCGCGCGGCCGGACGGCCGGATGAGCGCATGCTGGTCATGAATCTGGCGAAAGCCGATGCCGGGAAGGCGGATATGGCGACCTGCGTGATCATCGGCTCGCCCGAGACCCGCATCATCCCGCGTCCGGGCAGGGCTGACCTCGTTTACACGCCGCGTTTCATCGCCGGGGAGAGAAGGTGA
- a CDS encoding cobalt-precorrin-6A reductase, which yields MGKHRILILGGTTEARQLAAALALRTDCDILLSLAGRTAEPIAQPVPSRSGGFGGSDGLAGFLEAENFDLLIDATHPFAARISHNAEIAAGSTGIAFFALRRSAWKQQPGDLWTCVRSIPEAVTALGAAPKRVFLAIGRQEVFHFEHAPQHQYLIRSVDPVLPQLGVPDARYLLATGPFEEAAERALLTGNRIDVIVAKNSGGTATYGKIAAARALGIPVIMVERQQPDDVRTVETVKDALGLVDHLLSPAMKRGV from the coding sequence ATGGGCAAACACCGTATCCTGATCCTTGGCGGCACGACCGAAGCACGGCAGCTGGCAGCCGCGCTGGCTCTCCGCACGGACTGCGACATTCTCCTGTCGCTCGCCGGGCGAACGGCGGAACCCATCGCTCAACCGGTGCCGAGCCGCAGCGGCGGTTTCGGCGGCAGCGACGGGCTTGCCGGTTTCCTGGAGGCTGAAAATTTCGACCTTTTGATCGACGCCACCCATCCCTTTGCGGCGCGCATCTCGCACAATGCGGAGATTGCGGCAGGCAGCACCGGTATTGCATTTTTTGCGCTCCGCCGCTCCGCCTGGAAACAGCAACCCGGCGATCTCTGGACCTGCGTCCGTTCCATTCCGGAGGCGGTTACGGCGCTTGGCGCGGCGCCAAAACGCGTGTTTCTCGCCATTGGCAGGCAGGAGGTCTTCCATTTCGAACATGCGCCGCAGCACCAATATCTGATCCGCAGCGTCGATCCCGTCCTGCCGCAGCTCGGCGTACCCGATGCGCGCTACCTTCTGGCGACCGGCCCCTTTGAGGAAGCCGCCGAGCGCGCCCTTCTCACCGGCAACCGGATCGACGTCATCGTCGCCAAGAACAGCGGCGGCACGGCCACCTATGGCAAGATCGCCGCCGCCCGTGCGCTGGGGATCCCGGTGATCATGGTCGAGCGGCAGCAACCGGACGATGTCCGCACGGTGGAGACTGTCAAAGACGCGCTCGGCCTTGTCGATCACCTTCTCTCCCCGGCGATGAAACGCGGCGTGTAA
- a CDS encoding precorrin-2 C(20)-methyltransferase yields the protein MSAPSQGRLIGVGTGPGDPELLTLKAIKALEAADVLAYFAKQGRRGNGRAVVDGLLKPGLLELPLYYPVTVEIEKDHDDYKSQITGFYDASAAAVAEHLNAGKTVAILSEGDPMFYGSYMHLHVRLAGRFPVEVIPGITAMSGCWSLAGLPIVQGDDVLSVLPGTMGEDQLIRRLADTQAAVIMKVGRNLPKIRRALTAAGKLGQAVYVERGTMANSAMIPLAEKADDTAPYFSLVLVPGWSGRS from the coding sequence GTGAGCGCGCCGTCTCAAGGCAGACTGATCGGTGTTGGAACAGGCCCCGGCGATCCGGAGCTTCTGACCCTCAAGGCGATCAAGGCATTGGAAGCCGCTGACGTGCTCGCCTATTTCGCCAAGCAAGGGCGGCGCGGCAATGGGCGCGCTGTGGTCGATGGGCTGCTGAAGCCCGGTCTCCTCGAATTGCCACTTTACTATCCCGTGACCGTCGAGATCGAGAAGGATCACGACGACTACAAGAGCCAGATCACCGGCTTTTACGATGCCTCGGCGGCAGCCGTTGCCGAACATCTGAACGCCGGCAAGACCGTCGCCATCCTCAGCGAAGGCGATCCGATGTTCTACGGCTCCTACATGCATCTGCATGTGCGTCTGGCCGGGCGTTTTCCGGTCGAGGTCATTCCGGGGATCACCGCCATGTCCGGCTGCTGGTCGCTGGCGGGCCTGCCGATCGTGCAGGGCGACGATGTGCTGTCCGTGCTTCCGGGCACGATGGGCGAGGACCAATTGATCCGCCGTCTTGCCGATACGCAGGCAGCCGTGATCATGAAGGTCGGCCGCAATCTGCCGAAGATCCGGCGGGCCTTGACGGCAGCCGGCAAGCTTGGCCAGGCGGTTTATGTCGAGCGCGGCACGATGGCGAATTCCGCGATGATCCCCCTGGCTGAAAAGGCCGATGATACCGCGCCCTATTTTTCGCTGGTGCTGGTTCCCGGCTGGAGCGGCAGATCATGA
- the cobF gene encoding precorrin-6A synthase (deacetylating) yields the protein MKNVLVVGIGAGNPEHMTVQAINALNQADVLFIPTKGDAKAQLADIRRDIVSRYVTNPKNRVVEFEVPVRQVADRSYHRSVDDWHAAIASAYERLLIEELAEGQTGAFLVWGDPMLYDSTIRIIERVRALAAVAFDYAVIPGITSIQALAASHRIPLNLVGKPVEITTGRRLVESFPHRNETAVVMLDGEQAFMKIEDPDARIYWGAYLGTDQEIILSGRLADVKDEILKTRAAARAQHGWIMDIYLLQKGADFEE from the coding sequence ATGAAAAATGTTCTGGTCGTGGGTATAGGTGCGGGAAACCCTGAACACATGACGGTGCAGGCGATCAATGCGCTCAATCAGGCGGACGTCCTGTTCATCCCCACCAAGGGTGACGCCAAGGCGCAGCTGGCCGATATCCGCCGCGATATCGTCTCGCGTTATGTCACCAATCCAAAGAACCGGGTGGTGGAATTCGAAGTTCCCGTGCGCCAGGTGGCGGATCGCTCCTATCATCGCAGCGTCGATGACTGGCACGCCGCCATCGCAAGCGCCTATGAGCGCCTGCTGATCGAGGAACTCGCCGAAGGCCAGACCGGCGCCTTTCTCGTCTGGGGCGATCCGATGCTCTATGACAGCACGATCCGGATTATCGAACGGGTGCGCGCGCTGGCGGCGGTTGCGTTCGACTACGCGGTGATTCCCGGCATTACCAGCATACAGGCGCTGGCCGCCAGCCACAGGATACCGCTCAATCTCGTCGGCAAGCCGGTAGAGATCACCACCGGGCGGCGGCTGGTGGAGAGTTTTCCGCACAGAAACGAGACGGCCGTCGTGATGCTGGATGGCGAACAGGCGTTCATGAAGATCGAGGATCCGGACGCGCGGATCTACTGGGGCGCCTATCTCGGCACCGACCAGGAGATCATCCTGTCCGGCCGCCTTGCCGACGTGAAAGACGAAATCCTCAAGACACGGGCTGCGGCGCGGGCACAGCATGGCTGGATCATGGATATCTACCTTCTGCAAAAGGGCGCCGATTTCGAGGAATAG